TGATCCGCGCGCTGGTGCTCGCGTTGGCCGCGCTGCCCGCGATGGCGCAGGACGTCATCGTCAGTTACCTCAACTACAATTTCGGCAACCAGACCATCTTGAAGGAAGACGACGTCATCGGGTTTCCGGTGACGGCCATCGGCTCGCGCTCGTCGTTTGCAGTCGTCATCAGCAATCGCGGCAAGAACCCCGTGAGCATCGCGGCGGTGGACGCCGCCGGCCCCGGTTTCGAGCTTTCGCAAGTGCCGCTGTTGCCCGCGGCCATCGTCGGCGGCGGCGAGACTCGCTTCAATATCCAGTTCGCACCGGTGACCGCGGGCGACTCACGCGGACAACTCCGTCTCCGCGTCGCCGGCGTCGTCTACAACTACGGCCTGCTCGCCACCGGAGCGGCTGCCGTGCTCGAATTCGAAAGCCTCACCGGATCCGGCGACGCCGTCGGAACGGTTCCCCCGGTGATCGACTTCGGGGCCGCCGCGGTGAACATCAGCCGCAACGTGGTCCGCTTCCGGATCCGCAACACAGGCAACGCCGAGGGGCGCGTCGGGAACCTCGCGATATCCGGAAGTTCGTTCTCGCTGCTCGATCCTCCTTCGCTGCCCTACACGCTCCAGCCGGGCGAGGCGATCTACTTCGGAATCGCCTTCGTGCCGCGCGAGATCGGCGATGTTCGGGGGCAATTCCGGCTCGACAATCGCCAGTTCGTTCTCGCCGGCCGCGGCACGGGCGCCCAGTTGACCGCCGCTCTGGCGTTCGGCGATATCCGCCTGCCGCTCAAGGCGCAAACCCCGGCCATTGTGCCGAACACCGATGTCGGCAGCCGCCGTACGTTCGGCATCGAAGTCTCCAATACCGGAGACGAGACCGGCTTCCTCGCTGCCGTCAGCGCCGGCGGCGACGGCTTCTCAGTCGCCCGCGAGGTCCGTTTTCCGCTTGCAGTACCACCCGGACAGACTGTACGGATCGAGGCTGTGTTCGCACCGGTCGAAGTCGGCACGATCGTGGGCTCGCTGCTTGTCCACGACGAAAGCTACAAGCTGATCGGCGTCGGCAGTGAGCCCCCTCCGCTTCCGGCCGCCCGCTTCAGCGGCGTCCCCACGCAGGCGCAATCGCTCGATCAGCCGAGCGTCGGGCTCGAACTCGACGAGCCGTATCCCTACGACCTCAGCGGCAAGCTGGTGCTCAGCTTCTCGTCGGAATCGTTCCTGGACGACCCGGCGGTACAGTTCGTAACCGGCGCGAGAACGGTCGACTTTCGCATCCCGGCGAACACGACAACCGCGATTTTCGGTTCGTCCCTGCGGTCGGTGCGAATGCAGACCGGGAGTCTCGCCGGCACAATCACGTTGGTCGCGCAGATGACGGCGGGGAAGTTCGACCTCACGCGCGGTTCGCCGCCGGTGACCACGGTGGAGATCCCGCCGGGACCGCCGGTGATAAGGTCCATCAGCCTGCTCGCCAAGAACGCGAAGAGCTTCGACCTCGTGATTCGCGGCGCGGCGCCCTCGCGCTCCGTGGAGCGGCTCGAGTTCACGTTGACAGCCGCGCCCGGGGTGCGCCTCGCCACCAACCTGATCCGCTTGAATGTGTCGAGCCAGTTCGACTCCTGGTTCCGAAGCAGCGACTCAAAGCCCTTCGGCAGCCAGTTCACGGTGACCGTCAGCTTCGATCTCAGCGCTGACTTCTCGGCGATTCAGTCGATCGACGTGCGGGCGTTCAACCCGCTCGGAGGATCGGCGGCAAAGCGCGTCACCGTCGGCACGGACCAGTAGACTACTTTTCGAATTCGAGGAAATATTGGTATTCGAGCATGCCGCGATGCTCCGTCTTCAGCCGGAAGCCGGCCTTCTCGAATTCCGCGACCACGTCTTCCTGCGCGATCTTCATCGCGATGCCCGGCCCCACCGGAAGATCGCGCTTGTGGAAATCGACAATCACCACGCGCCCTCCCGGTTTCAACGCGGTGATCAGCTTCTTGTAGTAGGCCGGCCGGTGATCGATATGGTGCAGAACGTCGCAGAAGAAAACCGTGTCCACGGACTCCGGCGCGAGCTTCGGGTCGTTCGCCGCGGCGACCACCGGTTCGACATTCGCCGGTGAGGATTCCTTGGTCTTCGCGAGCAGTTTGGGGTCAAGATCCACCGCGAACACTTTGCTGACGTGGGGAGCAATCCGGCGAGTGAAGTAGCCCGAACCGGCGCCGATGTCGGCCACCACTTCGTCGGTCCGGAGGCGCAGCGCCTCGATGACGGCGTGAGGTTTCTGCCACCGGTCCCGCTCCGGATTCTCGAGAATTTTCGCGTATTCTTCCGGGTCGCGCGGCGGATGAGAGTGCTGGCCATGTACTTGAGCCATGAGAAGGAGGAGGGGAGCGGCAACGATCATGGGAACTACCAGTCTATCGAACTGGTGCGCCGCCGTCCGTAAAACCAATAGATCGCCAGCCCGATTACGAGCCACAGAAAGAAGCGAATCCAGGTTTCGATGGGCAGGCTGGTCATCAGGATGGCGCAGAAAAAGATGGAAATCGAAGGTAGAACGGGCACCCACGGCACACGAAATCCACGAGGGCGGTCGGGCTGTTTCTTGCGCAGCACGATCACACCCGCGGAAACGACGACGAAGGCGAACAGTGTGCCGATGTTGGCCAGGTCGGCGAATGTGCCGATGTCCCAGATACCGGCCGGAATGCCCACGATCACGCCGGCCACCCAGGTGGAGAGGTGCGGAGTCCGGTAGTCCGGATGGACGCTCGAGAAGGCATCCGGCAGAAGTTTGTCGCGCGACATGGCGAACCAGATGCGCGTCTGCCCGTACTGGAATACGAGCAGAGAACTGATCATCCCGACCAGGGCGCCGATGCCGACCACGGCGCGGATCTTGTGGTACCCGAGATTGCGCAGCACGTCGGCCACCGGCGCCGCGCTATTGAGGCTCTTCCAGTTGGCCACGCCGGTGAGCACCAGCGCGACACTCACGTAGAGCAACGTGCAAACGATGAGCGAAACGATGATGCCGAACGGAAGATCGCGCTGCGGGCGGCGGCACTCCTCCGCGGCGGTTGAAACCGAGTCAAACCCGATGTAGGTGAAGAAAACGATAGCCGCGCCGGTGAGCACGCCCGGAAAGCCGTTCGGCATGAATGGCTCCCAGTTCTCCACCTGCACGGCGCGCGCGGCGCCGAAGACGAAGATGAGAATCGCGGCGATCTTCACTGCCACCATCACATTGTTGGCGCGGGCGGACTCGCGCACGCCCCATACCAGCAGCACCGTCAGGAGCATCAGTATGAGGAACGACGGCAGGTTGAACCAGGACCCGGTCATCACGCCGCCCACAAACATGGGCTCCGATAAATGTTTCGGCAGCGAAACTCCGAAAAGGGCGTGCAGCACGTCGTTGAAGTAGGCGGAAAAGCCCACGGCGACGGCCATGTTCGACACGG
This DNA window, taken from Bryobacteraceae bacterium, encodes the following:
- a CDS encoding choice-of-anchor D domain-containing protein, whose translation is MIRALVLALAALPAMAQDVIVSYLNYNFGNQTILKEDDVIGFPVTAIGSRSSFAVVISNRGKNPVSIAAVDAAGPGFELSQVPLLPAAIVGGGETRFNIQFAPVTAGDSRGQLRLRVAGVVYNYGLLATGAAAVLEFESLTGSGDAVGTVPPVIDFGAAAVNISRNVVRFRIRNTGNAEGRVGNLAISGSSFSLLDPPSLPYTLQPGEAIYFGIAFVPREIGDVRGQFRLDNRQFVLAGRGTGAQLTAALAFGDIRLPLKAQTPAIVPNTDVGSRRTFGIEVSNTGDETGFLAAVSAGGDGFSVAREVRFPLAVPPGQTVRIEAVFAPVEVGTIVGSLLVHDESYKLIGVGSEPPPLPAARFSGVPTQAQSLDQPSVGLELDEPYPYDLSGKLVLSFSSESFLDDPAVQFVTGARTVDFRIPANTTTAIFGSSLRSVRMQTGSLAGTITLVAQMTAGKFDLTRGSPPVTTVEIPPGPPVIRSISLLAKNAKSFDLVIRGAAPSRSVERLEFTLTAAPGVRLATNLIRLNVSSQFDSWFRSSDSKPFGSQFTVTVSFDLSADFSAIQSIDVRAFNPLGGSAAKRVTVGTDQ
- a CDS encoding class I SAM-dependent methyltransferase, which produces MAQVHGQHSHPPRDPEEYAKILENPERDRWQKPHAVIEALRLRTDEVVADIGAGSGYFTRRIAPHVSKVFAVDLDPKLLAKTKESSPANVEPVVAAANDPKLAPESVDTVFFCDVLHHIDHRPAYYKKLITALKPGGRVVIVDFHKRDLPVGPGIAMKIAQEDVVAEFEKAGFRLKTEHRGMLEYQYFLEFEK
- a CDS encoding amino acid permease, translated to MNSLFRTKSIDRLIADSEDPARRLAKTLGPWSMAALGIGAVIGSGIFILTGTAAAGEVRAYESVLHAPLLDLLLEGPSSIASIGRPGAGPGIALSFFLVAVACSFAALCYAELASMIPVAGSAYTYAYATLGEIFAWIIGWDLILEYAVSNMAVAVGFSAYFNDVLHALFGVSLPKHLSEPMFVGGVMTGSWFNLPSFLILMLLTVLLVWGVRESARANNVMVAVKIAAILIFVFGAARAVQVENWEPFMPNGFPGVLTGAAIVFFTYIGFDSVSTAAEECRRPQRDLPFGIIVSLIVCTLLYVSVALVLTGVANWKSLNSAAPVADVLRNLGYHKIRAVVGIGALVGMISSLLVFQYGQTRIWFAMSRDKLLPDAFSSVHPDYRTPHLSTWVAGVIVGIPAGIWDIGTFADLANIGTLFAFVVVSAGVIVLRKKQPDRPRGFRVPWVPVLPSISIFFCAILMTSLPIETWIRFFLWLVIGLAIYWFYGRRRTSSIDW